The DNA region AGCTGGTGGATCCGGAGGATCCCAGTGTCCTCAGCTCCACGACGCCCCAGCTCAACACGgcgctccacctcgccgccctgcACGGCCACGCCGAGTTCGCCGTCGAGGTCCTGGAGAAGAACGAGGAGCTGCTCGTCGCCCGGAACGACGATGGCGACACCCCGCTGCACCTGGCGGCCAACGCGGgcaagctggaggtggcgcagCTGCTCAtccgccacgccctcgcctgGCCGCAGGACCGGAAGAGCCCTCTGATCATGACCAACAAGGCCGGCAACACCGCGCTGCACGAGGCGGTGCGGAACCGCAGGGGCGCCGTGGCGGAGGCCCTGCTGGACGCGGATCCTAGCCGCGGCCACGACCTCAACGAGCGGATGGAGTCCCCGCTGCATATGGCCGCCCGCGAGGGCCTCGTCCAGGTCGTCCAGAAGATCGTCGACTACACCTGGGTCGGCCAGGAGTTCCTGCCCTCCGTCTCCCTCAGCGGCACCGCCCTGCACCAGGCCGTGCTCGGCACCCACCACCGTAAGCACTGTGAGAAATTACAGAATTTTTGCATCAATATTGCACATCAATCATCGTTCACAAATATAATTGCAAGCAGGGATCGTGGAGATCCTGCTGGAGAAGCGGCCGGAGCTGACCGACCTGACGGACTCCGACGGCAACAACGCCCTGCACTACGCGGCGCAGAAGGACCACCAGCGGGCGGTGGAGCTGCTGCTCAAGAAGCGGACGGAGCTGGCCTACAAGCGCAACCTCCACGGCATGTCCCCGCTGCACGTCGCTGCGCATTACGGCTCGACGGACGCCATCAAGGCGCTGCTCCGGCACTGCCCCGACGTGGCCGAGATGGTGGACAGCTACGGCCGCAACGCCTTCCACGCCTCCGTCGACAGCGGCAAGGCGAACGCGCTCCGGTGCCTGCTCCGCCGCGTCCGGCCCGCCGAGCTGCTCAACCGCGTCGACAGCCACGGCGACGCGCCTCTGCACGTCGCCGCCAAGAGGAGCCGCGTCCACtgcgcgctgctgctgctcaacGACCGCCGCGTGGACCCCTGCGTCCGCGACCACGCCGGCCAGACCGCGCGCAGCCTCGTCGAGATGAAGCTGCACACGGGCGAGATGGACGCCTACGAGATGTACCTCTGGAAGCAGCTCAAGCACCAGGAGTTCAAGCGGTGCCGCAAGCAGCAGCTGCCGCCGCTCGCCACCTACCCCAGCCGCAGGGGCTCCAACGACAAGTACTTCGAGCGCATCGTCGAGACCTACATCCTCGTCGCCACACTCATCGCCACCGTCACCTTCGCCGCCACCTTCACCATGCCCGGCGGCTACGACCAGAACAAGGGCATCGCGCTTCACGGCCACAACACCGCCTTCAAGATCTTCGTCATCTCCAACACCGTCGCCATGTGCAGCTCCATTGTCGTCGTCTTCTGCTTCATCTGGGCATGGCAGGACCCCGTCAGGTTCAAGGTCGACCAGCTCTTGTGGGGTCACAGGCTCACTATCATCGCCTGCCTCGGCATGCTCGTCTCGCTCATGACGGCAGTCTACATCACCGTAGCACCCACATCACGGTGGCCCGCTTACGTCGTCATCGCCATTGGCGTGAGCACCCCGGCCGTCGTCGTCCTCATGCTGGGCAGGGATGTGATCTTCGTGCCGCTATAACTGTCAGACCCAGTCATCAACGTGTGCCAGATGCACGTGCAATTTGTAGAAATATATAAATATGTTGTTAATTTGTAGATTAAATTTTATTGAACTCCATCAGACCATATAAAAAATGAGAATAACCTAGAGCATGTCTGATGCTTGAGACTGGTTTGCTCTGTTAATTTTTCCTGACAATCTCCTACATATCTTCAGTGATCTTCGCGCCGCTGGCCCGCTGTAGGCTGTAGCTACTACAGTAGTCATCAACATGTGCCGGCTCCACTCACGCCATCACACTGCCGGGTACGCCGCACGCACCAAAGTGGCGCGCGCCCCAAGCCGCCGAGGAAGACGACGAGGGGCGAGCAGCAAAGCGCGCCGGCAGGCCTGGCACGCGCACCGCGGAGAAAAGGGGTCCTATATATCTTAGATTAATCGGGTCCAAGAGCCTAATTACACAAGTTCAATAGCCCATATATAAGTGACAATTGATTTGCTGGTTTCAAAACGAGCAGCCTTGGAAGTTATTATCTTTTTATGGCAGCGTTTAAGGGACGTCTCCAGTGCCTATAAAAGTGGAGCTTATTCTCTTATCTTCCGTGATATATAACACGAAACCTCTTCCACATTGCGCTACTCTTTTGTTGTCCTCGTTCCGGCTTTCTGAGTGCACAGGCAATCCGGAAGAGCGGGCCTCCGAAGCTGCGTTCTTCTCTAAGACTCTACACCCGAGGAGTAGAAGAGCGATCAAGTTTTTGGGAGCGCATCAGCGCGACTGCTGGTTTCAACTACTCCTCCGACTGCTTCGACTACGCCTCCGACTGCttcgactacatcttcgactcTTTTGATTATATCTACGACTACTTCCTGGTGGTTGGTGCAACTGCAATGCGATCACCTGCATGGCATGATCGGCTACATCAAACAGGCTCGACTAGCAATATTGAGTAACGGCGCATCCGGTGCCTTCGGCACTAGCCCCGCCTCTAGGTACATCCTAAATTTTTTATTTATGCTTGTTGTCTTCCTTGCAAGCACAATATACTATGCTCTTGTTCCTATCATGATTTATCTTGAGTTTCGGATTAAATTGAACCGTAATTTGGCTCTAATTCCAACACTATATGCCTTCCGGAAGATGAATTGCGACTCCATCTTCCAGCTCATTAGGTCCACGACGCCTCATCTTCTTCCCCACCCCTGCCGCCTCCTCCACTACCCCGGCCGGCAGCGCCGACGCCGCCTTGCCGCACCATCCTCCGTCCACCTACCGTCGGCGCATCCTCGCCCTCCCCTAGCCTCGCCGACATCACGCCCCCACCCAAGATCTGGCCCGGCCGCCGGCAACCACCAccctggcggcggcgctccaccgcctcgccgcccgcccacACACCATCGCCCATCGCCGGTCGATtcctctcccttctcttctaACGCCGGTGACCATTGGAGCTCCTGTGCCCTGGCaaccccagaaccctaacctcGCCATTGGCCTCAACCCGACTGGCGGCGACCTGGCCGCCGACTGCTCCCCCACCTCCCGCCTGCCCCTGCAGACCCCCAACCCAAAATCCTAACATAGTGGCCGAAGCGGCCGGCGGTGCGGGAGGCAACGGCGGTGCGGGAAGCAACGGCAACATGCtgagaggagaaggaggagaaaaGGATCCAACAGCCTACAGCTCTCTCACGAATCTTAAATATTGGAAGTTAAGTTGAAAAAAATCTTCCAAAAGATGTATAGGTTTTTCGGAGAAAAGGAGAACCGTAGGCCCATGGTGGCCCGGCCGGAGTCGACTTGGATTGTGACTTGTGAATGTGGAGTGCAAGCGGAAACGCTAATTAGGCCGTTCGGCCATACCCAACGGCCCCATTTCCCTTTATTTTTCAATTGTTTGAATAATTCCTATTTTGACTCGATACAAACTCAAAATTTAGAGAGCCCCCGGAAATGTCCAACAGTTGCTATGTATAAAAATATTTCAAATAAATTTTTCTAATTGACAGTTTCTTCTCGTCTGCCTTGCCTTATCAATCTAATCTCGAAGTGTTCACAACCATGCCATCTCCTACTGGTTGTTGTCTCCTTAATCAAGAAATTAAGCACGTCCATCAAAAACTCAAAAAAATTAATCATCGGAAATATTATTTAGCTAATTATTATTTCAGCTGTGGCCTATAGATCCGTTGATAGTGAGGATCCTATGGTGACAGTTTATATTCTCC from Panicum hallii strain FIL2 chromosome 9, PHallii_v3.1, whole genome shotgun sequence includes:
- the LOC112874018 gene encoding ankyrin repeat-containing protein ITN1-like; amino-acid sequence: MTNKAGNTALHEAVRNRRGAVAEALLDADPSRGHDLNERMESPLHMAAREGLVQVVQKIVDYTWVGQEFLPSVSLSGTALHQAVLGTHHRIVEILLEKRPELTDLTDSDGNNALHYAAQKDHQRAVELLLKKRTELAYKRNLHGMSPLHVAAHYGSTDAIKALLRHCPDVAEMVDSYGRNAFHASVDSGKANALRCLLRRVRPAELLNRVDSHGDAPLHVAAKRSRVHCALLLLNDRRVDPCVRDHAGQTARSLVEMKLHTGEMDAYEMYLWKQLKHQEFKRCRKQQLPPLATYPSRRGSNDKYFERIVETYILVATLIATVTFAATFTMPGGYDQNKGIALHGHNTAFKIFVISNTVAMCSSIVVVFCFIWAWQDPVRFKVDQLLWGHRLTIIACLGMLVSLMTAVYITVAPTSRWPAYVVIAIGVSTPAVVVLMLGRDVIFVPL